A stretch of the Streptomyces sp. NBC_00078 genome encodes the following:
- a CDS encoding nitrate- and nitrite sensing domain-containing protein — protein sequence MQKTRPRRTGKQTDPAAGAEGAPGSTGTTTGKGRPTHVRNRLVVAVAVVAAAIAGAGAPSVLAASGQLKDSQDLVTLAEQTQDALNLAHSLADERDEVTSYIAAGRAKSKAPTEQASARVDRQVEDLRENTGTSASLRGDLDGIAALRRSALTGKSSALQAHDAYSAAITELHGLAEQLAQQVPPRAGSGAYALAELDSAVQQSAAARGLLLAALSVPTSQQSVISPVTGLPTTITTSSAADTKQRGALTAAAQQARLRSDAALADFHDTAPKAARASYDSTVTGAEVNSAEQYLAALTDQPTLSQSELGTSATKVDAALSARIDAMRGAESALYDRRTKDLAQLRDDDVSTLELRIAVLGALMLLAVGVATAMARSLTRPLSVLRRGSARLAEAEDPAAQEPVTFTGRNDEFAQVVRSVNALHAHAAALHERIATLEADRKHLVGQRQKMAEAREELRTDLADSAAQLERLRESIGGRFVNLALRTLGLVERQLAVIEGLEEREHDPDRLATLFKLDHFATVMRRHSENLLVLAGTEHVQQSAHPVPLVDVVRAAVSEIERYERVRIAVLPPHAHVAGFAADDLSHLLAELMENATTFSPPDLPVEISGWLLENGEVMLSVQDEGIGMTGEQMTRLNARVAEFDPESPYDHEGNEGPGLGLGLYVVARLAHRHGVRVQLREQKQGGVAAVVVVPGGLLASAQPSAVPSATAPTTGATPAFSLPGADAEANSNILYGRSTSTDPLVTLAENAIRERPEPEPEAVPVPAAPTEPEPTATQPQPTSDDAPPTAGPQPGCEGPAGIDPQPGFGAPPTAGPQSVSDASAESEARSELGALADVEPLSVSDVPAEFEARSELGAPADAEPHSVSHFPAYAESESAVPAESEPQSVSPVQAYAESESDMPAESEPHSESDVPAYAEPQSESPVPDVPAAEVTMELLISSFVPEAQDEPVAETPESHDRPARETGEAYPRPAAGTVPLPAQRAAADAEFAPQGPPAPDDEGGTSGVGGYTPDEGAAEAEHTRTPDEEPVTAKGLPKRTPKIVAPTQSAPPRRRSVDAEALRRRLGGFRQGAQAGYRDVETEIAERTAQTQVPAQAPTRVPATEHAVSEEATGGTVEEASS from the coding sequence GTGCAGAAGACGCGGCCTCGTCGCACAGGCAAGCAGACGGACCCCGCAGCGGGCGCGGAGGGCGCGCCCGGCAGCACCGGCACCACCACCGGCAAGGGCCGGCCCACCCACGTACGCAACCGGCTCGTCGTCGCCGTGGCCGTCGTGGCCGCCGCCATCGCCGGCGCCGGTGCCCCCTCCGTCCTCGCCGCCTCCGGTCAGCTCAAGGACTCCCAGGACCTGGTGACGCTCGCCGAGCAGACCCAGGACGCCCTCAATCTCGCCCACTCGCTCGCCGACGAGCGCGACGAGGTGACGTCCTACATCGCCGCCGGCCGGGCCAAGTCCAAGGCACCCACCGAGCAGGCGAGCGCCCGTGTCGACCGGCAGGTCGAGGACCTGCGGGAGAACACCGGCACGTCCGCCTCGCTGCGCGGCGACCTGGACGGCATCGCCGCCCTGCGCCGCTCCGCGCTCACCGGCAAGAGCAGCGCTCTCCAGGCGCACGACGCCTACTCCGCCGCCATCACCGAACTGCACGGCCTCGCCGAGCAGCTGGCCCAGCAGGTGCCGCCCCGGGCCGGTTCGGGCGCGTACGCCCTCGCCGAGCTGGACTCCGCCGTCCAGCAGTCCGCCGCCGCCCGCGGGCTGCTCCTCGCCGCGCTCAGCGTGCCGACGTCCCAGCAGTCGGTCATCAGCCCCGTCACCGGCCTGCCGACCACGATCACCACCTCCTCGGCCGCCGACACCAAGCAGCGAGGCGCGCTGACCGCCGCCGCCCAGCAGGCCAGGCTACGCTCCGACGCGGCCCTGGCCGACTTCCACGACACCGCGCCCAAGGCCGCCCGGGCGTCGTACGACTCGACGGTCACCGGTGCCGAGGTCAACTCGGCCGAGCAGTATCTGGCCGCCCTCACCGACCAGCCGACGCTCTCCCAGTCCGAACTCGGCACCAGCGCCACAAAGGTCGACGCCGCGCTCTCCGCCCGGATCGACGCCATGCGGGGTGCGGAGTCCGCCCTCTACGACCGCCGCACCAAGGACCTCGCCCAGCTGCGCGACGACGACGTCAGCACGCTGGAGCTGCGCATCGCCGTCCTCGGCGCCCTCATGCTGCTCGCGGTCGGTGTCGCCACGGCGATGGCCCGCAGCCTCACGCGCCCGCTCTCCGTCCTGCGCCGCGGCTCGGCCCGGCTCGCCGAGGCGGAGGACCCGGCCGCCCAGGAACCGGTCACCTTCACCGGCCGCAACGACGAGTTCGCCCAGGTCGTCCGCTCCGTCAACGCCCTGCACGCACACGCCGCCGCCCTGCACGAGCGGATCGCCACCCTGGAGGCCGACCGCAAGCACCTGGTCGGCCAGCGGCAGAAGATGGCCGAGGCCCGCGAAGAGCTGCGCACCGATCTCGCCGACTCCGCCGCCCAGTTGGAGCGTCTGCGCGAGAGCATCGGCGGCAGGTTCGTGAACCTGGCGCTGCGCACCCTCGGTCTGGTCGAGCGCCAACTGGCCGTCATCGAGGGCCTGGAGGAGCGGGAACACGACCCGGACCGCCTCGCCACCCTCTTCAAGCTCGACCACTTCGCCACGGTGATGCGCCGGCACAGCGAGAACCTCCTCGTCCTCGCCGGCACCGAGCACGTGCAGCAGAGCGCGCATCCCGTGCCGCTCGTCGACGTCGTCCGTGCTGCGGTCAGCGAGATCGAGCGCTACGAGCGCGTCCGTATAGCCGTGCTGCCGCCGCACGCGCACGTCGCGGGCTTCGCAGCGGACGACCTCTCGCATCTGCTGGCCGAACTGATGGAGAACGCCACCACGTTCTCCCCGCCCGACCTGCCCGTCGAGATCTCCGGCTGGCTTCTGGAGAACGGCGAGGTCATGCTCTCCGTGCAGGACGAGGGCATCGGCATGACCGGCGAGCAGATGACGCGCCTGAACGCCCGCGTCGCCGAGTTCGACCCGGAGTCCCCCTACGACCACGAGGGCAACGAGGGACCCGGCCTCGGCCTCGGCCTCTACGTCGTCGCGCGACTGGCCCACCGCCACGGCGTCCGCGTCCAGTTGCGCGAGCAGAAGCAGGGGGGCGTCGCGGCGGTCGTGGTCGTGCCGGGCGGCCTGCTCGCCTCGGCTCAGCCGTCCGCCGTCCCGTCCGCCACCGCGCCCACCACGGGCGCCACCCCCGCCTTCTCCCTCCCCGGCGCCGACGCCGAGGCCAACTCCAACATCCTCTACGGCCGTTCGACCTCCACCGACCCCCTGGTCACACTGGCGGAGAACGCGATACGAGAGCGGCCGGAGCCGGAGCCGGAGGCCGTACCTGTACCGGCCGCCCCGACGGAACCGGAGCCCACGGCCACCCAGCCGCAGCCGACCTCCGACGACGCACCGCCGACCGCAGGCCCGCAGCCGGGGTGTGAGGGACCGGCGGGCATCGACCCGCAGCCTGGCTTCGGCGCACCGCCAACCGCAGGCCCGCAGTCGGTGTCCGATGCGTCGGCGGAATCCGAGGCGCGGTCGGAACTCGGTGCGCTGGCGGACGTTGAGCCGCTGTCGGTGTCCGATGTGCCGGCGGAGTTCGAGGCGCGGTCGGAACTCGGTGCACCGGCAGACGCCGAACCGCACTCGGTGTCCCATTTTCCGGCGTACGCCGAGTCGGAGTCCGCCGTACCGGCGGAATCCGAACCGCAGTCGGTGTCCCCTGTACAGGCGTACGCCGAGTCGGAGTCCGACATGCCGGCGGAATCCGAACCACACTCGGAGTCCGACGTACCGGCGTACGCCGAACCGCAGTCGGAGTCCCCTGTGCCCGACGTGCCGGCGGCCGAGGTCACGATGGAGCTGCTGATCTCGTCATTCGTGCCCGAGGCTCAGGACGAGCCGGTGGCCGAGACGCCGGAGAGCCACGACCGGCCCGCGCGTGAGACGGGCGAGGCCTACCCGCGGCCGGCGGCCGGGACGGTCCCGCTTCCGGCTCAGCGTGCGGCCGCCGACGCCGAGTTCGCCCCGCAGGGGCCACCCGCACCCGACGACGAGGGCGGTACGAGTGGTGTCGGTGGGTACACACCTGACGAAGGCGCCGCCGAGGCGGAACACACCCGCACTCCGGACGAGGAGCCCGTCACCGCCAAGGGCCTCCCCAAGCGCACCCCCAAGATCGTCGCCCCCACTCAGTCCGCGCCCCCACGCCGGCGCTCGGTGGATGCGGAAGCCCTCCGCAGGAGACTCGGCGGCTTCCGTCAGGGCGCCCAGGCCGGCTACCGCGACGTAGAGACGGAGATCGCCGAACGGACGGCCCAGACCCAGGTACCGGCTCAGGCACCGACCCGGGTACCGGCCACCGAACATGCCGTATCCGAAGAAGCCACGGGGGGCACCGTCGAGGAGGCAAGCAGTTGA
- a CDS encoding ATP/GTP-binding protein — MDSVVSDAARGVFPLLDEEGPEQPWQTDRTRAPIATKIVVAGGFGVGKTTLVSAVSEITPLQTEALMTEASEGTDDLTDTPGKLTTTVAMDFGRLTLDDDLVLYMFGTPGQQRFWFMWDDLVRGAIGAVVMADTRRLKDSFPALDYFESCGLPYVVAVNHFDGTELFEPADVREALTIPAHIPVMIMDARRRISVIETLLSLVGHALDETPE; from the coding sequence GTGGACTCCGTCGTCTCTGACGCCGCTCGCGGCGTCTTTCCGCTCCTCGACGAAGAGGGGCCCGAACAGCCCTGGCAGACGGATCGCACCCGCGCCCCCATCGCCACGAAGATAGTCGTGGCGGGCGGTTTCGGCGTCGGCAAGACCACTCTGGTCAGCGCCGTCTCGGAGATCACGCCCCTGCAGACCGAGGCGCTGATGACCGAGGCGAGCGAGGGCACCGACGACCTCACCGACACGCCCGGCAAGCTGACCACCACCGTGGCCATGGACTTCGGCCGCCTCACGCTCGACGACGACCTGGTGCTCTACATGTTCGGCACGCCGGGTCAGCAACGGTTCTGGTTCATGTGGGACGACCTGGTGCGCGGCGCGATAGGCGCCGTCGTCATGGCCGACACCCGCCGTCTGAAGGACTCCTTCCCGGCCCTCGACTACTTCGAGAGCTGCGGACTGCCCTACGTCGTCGCCGTCAACCACTTCGACGGCACCGAGCTGTTCGAACCGGCGGACGTGCGGGAGGCGTTGACGATCCCCGCACACATACCCGTAATGATCATGGATGCGCGGCGGAGGATCTCGGTGATCGAGACTCTCCTGTCCCTCGTCGGCCACGCGCTCGACGAGACCCCCGAGTAG
- a CDS encoding roadblock/LC7 domain-containing protein, with protein MTAPSTFGLSSEARNLHWLLTNLVEEVPGIQSVAVVSSDGLLLLSSDPGRNAAAREARGTRPTGPRGSSADLAAIVSGIGSLTIGAAKLMGSGNVKHTMVAMEEGSLFVMSISDGSLLGVHGSADCDMSVVAYHMALFVGRAGHVLTPELRSELRKSLETQSTGSTR; from the coding sequence TTGACCGCGCCCAGTACCTTCGGACTGAGCAGTGAAGCCCGCAATCTGCACTGGCTGCTGACGAACCTGGTCGAGGAGGTGCCGGGCATCCAGTCAGTGGCGGTTGTCTCCTCCGACGGCCTGCTCCTTCTCTCCTCCGACCCGGGCCGAAACGCCGCAGCCCGCGAGGCCCGCGGAACCAGGCCCACCGGCCCCAGGGGCTCCTCGGCAGACCTCGCCGCGATCGTCTCCGGCATCGGCAGCCTCACCATCGGCGCGGCCAAGCTGATGGGCTCCGGCAACGTGAAGCACACGATGGTCGCGATGGAAGAGGGCAGCCTGTTCGTGATGTCGATCAGCGACGGCTCGCTGCTCGGCGTGCACGGCTCGGCGGACTGCGACATGAGCGTGGTCGCGTACCACATGGCCCTGTTCGTCGGCCGCGCCGGCCACGTGCTGACCCCCGAACTCCGCAGCGAGCTACGGAAATCCCTGGAAACGCAGTCCACGGGGAGCACCCGATGA
- a CDS encoding styrene monooxygenase/indole monooxygenase family protein codes for MRKILVVGAGQSGLQLALGLQSQGYEVTLMSNRTADEIRSGRVMSTQCMFHTALQHERDLQLNFWESQAPKIEGLGVSVAAPGSHDPGPTQRAIDWVGRLDGYAQSVDQRVKMAGWMETFAQRGGQLVIHGAAVSDLDYFSRTYDLVMVSAGKGELVSMFGRDASRSPYGEPQRALAVAYVHGLGPRPEHPEFEAVRCNLVPGVGELFVMPTLTTSGRADILFWEGIPGGPLDVFNGVKDPAEHLSLTLELMERFTPWEYARATKVELTDAGGVLAGRYAPTVRNPIGRLPGGGLVLGAADVVVANDPITGQGSNSASKCAASYLSSIVEHGEKEFDEAWMQATFDRYWDTAQHVTKWTNAMLAPPPEHILNLIGAAGLLQPVADRFANGFNDPADFENFFYEPARTEAYLASVTGACSPTA; via the coding sequence ATGCGGAAGATACTCGTCGTAGGAGCCGGTCAGTCCGGTCTCCAGCTCGCCCTCGGCCTTCAGTCGCAGGGGTACGAGGTCACCCTGATGTCGAACCGGACGGCGGACGAGATCCGTTCCGGCCGGGTCATGTCGACGCAGTGCATGTTCCACACGGCACTGCAGCACGAGCGCGATCTCCAGCTGAACTTCTGGGAGTCCCAGGCCCCGAAGATCGAAGGACTCGGCGTCTCGGTCGCGGCCCCCGGCTCGCACGACCCGGGCCCGACACAGCGTGCGATCGACTGGGTGGGCAGGCTCGACGGGTACGCGCAGTCGGTCGACCAGCGGGTGAAGATGGCCGGCTGGATGGAGACGTTCGCGCAGCGCGGCGGCCAGCTGGTCATCCACGGCGCGGCGGTCTCCGACCTCGACTACTTCTCCCGTACGTACGATCTGGTGATGGTGTCGGCGGGCAAGGGCGAGCTGGTGTCCATGTTCGGCCGGGACGCGTCGCGTTCGCCGTACGGCGAGCCGCAGCGCGCCCTCGCGGTGGCGTACGTCCATGGGCTCGGCCCGCGCCCGGAGCACCCGGAGTTCGAAGCGGTCCGCTGCAACCTGGTCCCGGGCGTGGGCGAGCTGTTCGTCATGCCGACGCTCACCACCTCCGGGCGAGCGGACATCCTCTTCTGGGAGGGCATACCCGGCGGCCCGCTCGACGTCTTCAACGGCGTCAAGGACCCGGCGGAGCACCTCTCCCTGACCCTGGAACTCATGGAGCGGTTCACGCCCTGGGAGTACGCGCGGGCCACCAAGGTCGAACTGACCGACGCGGGCGGCGTGTTGGCCGGCCGCTACGCCCCCACCGTGCGCAACCCCATCGGCCGTCTGCCCGGCGGCGGCCTGGTCCTCGGTGCCGCGGACGTCGTCGTCGCCAACGACCCGATCACCGGGCAGGGCTCCAACTCGGCTTCCAAGTGCGCCGCTTCCTACCTCTCCTCGATCGTCGAGCACGGCGAGAAGGAGTTCGACGAGGCCTGGATGCAGGCGACGTTCGACCGCTACTGGGACACCGCCCAGCACGTCACCAAGTGGACCAACGCCATGCTGGCCCCGCCGCCGGAGCACATCCTCAACCTCATCGGCGCCGCGGGCCTGCTCCAGCCGGTCGCCGACCGTTTCGCCAACGGGTTCAACGACCCGGCCGACTTCGAGAACTTCTTCTACGAGCCGGCCAGGACCGAGGCCTACCTCGCGTCGGTCACCGGAGCCTGCTCGCCGACCGCCTGA
- a CDS encoding DUF742 domain-containing protein: protein MSSTPKKLPVRRGDRKPARVRPYSLTGGRTRFGHVLLVETFVAALEAPEERKELTKGSLSTRVMPEMLAIVELCRRMRTVAEIAALLKMPLGVVRVLLSDLADQGRIRVYGTGTGHGTGRPDRALLERVLSGLRRL from the coding sequence ATGAGCAGTACGCCCAAGAAGCTGCCGGTGCGCCGCGGCGACCGCAAGCCGGCCCGCGTGCGCCCGTACTCGCTCACCGGCGGCCGTACCCGCTTCGGCCACGTCCTCCTCGTGGAGACGTTCGTGGCGGCGCTGGAGGCCCCCGAGGAGCGCAAGGAACTGACGAAGGGGTCCCTCAGCACCCGGGTCATGCCGGAGATGCTCGCCATCGTCGAACTGTGCCGCCGCATGCGCACGGTGGCCGAGATCGCCGCGCTGCTGAAGATGCCGCTCGGCGTGGTCCGCGTGCTGCTCAGCGACCTCGCGGACCAGGGAAGAATCCGCGTGTACGGAACAGGTACCGGTCACGGCACGGGCCGTCCGGACCGGGCTCTGCTGGAAAGGGTGCTGAGTGGACTCCGTCGTCTCTGA